Genomic window (Candidatus Beckwithbacteria bacterium):
ACTTCAGAATCTATGCCTGTATTATCATCGGCTGGAACACTAAGTTCCTCAACTTCCTGAGCCGCAAAAATGTTCCAACCTTCCAAACCTGGTTCAGCTTCATCTTTATCACCATTGCCATCCAAATCATTAAATTTCATGCCAGTTACTTTAGCCCATGACCCGGTTGAAACACTATTTGCTAAGATTTCTTCATCCCAAAAAGCCTGCCCATAGCTATGCTGCTGCATCCAGGCTTTCGCAACGTATGAAAAATTACAGCTTAAATTTCCTAGATTCGGATTCGGATCATCAGGTAAAGAGACCTGATATTCAAACCAATGTTGAGCTAAACCATAATCCGGATTTGGGTAGTAATCAGCAGTAGGAAAAGATAAATCACCATCTAAACCATTTGTATTAATACTAAAGTCAACCAAAGAACCAGAGTATTTGTTTGTAATTTGTAAAATCCCATGCAAATCATAGTATTTTAGAAGAACTTCCAAATGCAGGTTTTGGCAAAGCGTTTCGTCACCACTATCAAACTGGTATTTTTGACTGTAAATAAACGGTAAAGCTCCAATTTGATTAATTAAAGCGCTGCGGGAAGATTCCTTATCAGGCATAAGCAGAGCTGGTTCAAAACCAGTTTGGACTGAATTAAAACCTAAATCTAAATTAGTAGTTCTAAAAAAATTATCTGAAGATTTTTCTTGATCACTAAATAGCGCTCCAGAAACCGGTAGGAGATACAGATTCAACAAAATGCTTATCAAACACGCTCTAGTTAAGAAGCTCAAAAGTCTCATCTACGTCTTTAACCTAACTTTTTAATTATTACTAGATTAATTTTCGTCAAAAACAACTAATTCAGCAGGAAACCCTAGGGTTGTCGAAATACCGCCTACTGCAATTCTAAATCTATTAACTAAATTACTATCTTCAAAAAAACCTAAATAACCTAAGGCTTCCATTGCTGCACTTACTGCTGGTCTAAATTTCTTATCTAGGTTAGCTAGACCATCTAATCCTTCACTACAATTAAACTTATTTATTTGTCTCTTACTCGCTCTAGACTCATGAGCTAAATTACAGAGAATCCAGGCTGATAATAATTGACGTGCTTTTTGTCTTTGGATTTCTTCCATAGCTCCTACAGGGATTTCATCAAGCCCTGCAGCTGAAGCTGCTGATTCCTGTACATCAAACGACCTTGCCAAAGGTAATCCCACTGTCCCTTCTCTTCCACCTGCTTCCATAGCAGCTTCTTCAACATGCGATGGAACTAACTCAGTTCTTTCTCTCATATAATTCCTTTCTTTATTTCTTTTTAACTTTAAATAATTTTCTTCACTATTTTCATTTTTTTTCTTCAGCTTTTTGCCTTTTCTTTTCTTTATGTTTTAAAGCCATCTGGCCAAGTTCGGTTTTAATATTGACCAACTCGGCGTAAACAATGATAGTTATTGGCACTACAATTAGAACAATAAAACCCATTTGGGTTTGGGCAAAAGCAATCGGATAGCCAAGATAAGGAAGGTAGACAGTAGCTTTACCTACTACCCGATCAGATCTGACCAACTCTAAATCAGGTGTATTATTAGCATCCCCTTTGGTGCGGTAACTAGTTAACCCTAAATCTTTATCTTGACTGATATCTACAATCCGATGAGTCACTGTTTCTTTAGGATTGATTTCTCCCCGAAACGTAATTACGTCATTAACTTGGTAATTTTTTTGCGGTGCAACAATTACTAAACTTCCCATGGGAATAGCTGGCTCCATCGAACCTGATTGCACCATAAAAAGTTTATAGTCGATTGGAGTATTGAGCCGGGTCAGCATTAAACTTCCAGCTATAAGCACTATCAACAAAATCACCAAGGTATAAAAAATAGTTTGAATGATTTTAAAAATCTTCATATTTTCTTAGCTCGTTTTTAAAAGCAAAAATTGGCTTCTCAAAAACCAACTAAAATATTTCTCTAGCTAAGGAGAGAGGGGCAAATACCCCTCCCTCCCCGCTAACGAAAAAACAAATTAATCTATTGCTCATGCTCTGGACATACATAGTCCATATTGTTCCGTGATTGAATGGCGGTAAACTTGAGATCGGCAGTCAAAGTATCTGTTTGAGCTGCGTTATTTACCTCTACTCCATTACAAGTAAACCCAGTTCCTCTGACTAAAGGACCAGTTGTATCTTCAGGTAAAGGAGTCAGTGTCATTTCACCAAAGCACCAACCCTTACCAATATAATAGGTTTGCAAGCCTTTTAGAGGCAATACGGTGTCACCTTGATCCAATCTGGTTCTATCAAAAAAGTTAAGATACTTATCAGCTAAGGTTAATTGAATTGTATTATCAGTACCTAAAAGATTTGCAATAGTTTCAGGCCCAAGATAGTACTTAGAGGCTTCTTCATTTTCTTCCAAAACATTGTCACCATCATCAGCCCACCAAACAAATTCAATACCTTGAGCTAGCTCACCATCCATAAGTTCAGCTGATTCTGTTGCGCAACTTGGATCATCATCTAATTCTGGTTCACTACAGCCATTATCAGCATTGCTGGTTAAAGTTAATTCGGCACAAGCCCAAGCATCGTTATTATCAACAGTTAAATCAATGGTATCCTCACCAATATCGCCTGGCTTTATATCCGTAAAATCAAAAAACTTATTTACTGTAGTTAAGTCAGCACTAATCCATGACGTATTTGGGCTTGCAACTAACGCACCAGTAATTTGATCTGAAACATAGCTATCATTACTTACTTTCAAATCAATTGATCCAGCAGTAAAAACATTATTAGTTGAGGTTTCGGTATCAGAAAAATATGCTTGAGTAGCATAGACGCCAATTGCCCCAACTGTAGCAATAGTTAAAACACTTAGTAAAATTTTATTCATATTTTTTCACCTCCTTAAAGTGAAATTTATTATTTTTCTAACAAAGCAAAAGTAATGCGTCAACCGCTTACCTATCTGACTCTAAACAGGTATTAACTTGTACAGCATCTACTGCATCCAAATCATAGCCATCAGCATCACTTTGGCTAAAATCAGCCGGATTACTAGTATCAACAATCCGGACAAATTTGACCCAATCAAAACCTGATCCAGAGATATCAACATAAGATACTCCAGAACTACTATCATGATTGCTAATCGTGCCAATATAGACGAAACTATTCCCATCCTGACTTACAAAAATATCAGCTGTTTCATTGGGGTAACTAGATCGGCCATTGGTCACCTCATGGAAAGAAATGTCTCCGGCACTTACATTCGCAGTATCGTCAACAATCGGATTAGCAAAAGACACAGTAATTTGGCCGCCAAAACCAAGGCTGACAAAATTGCCATCCAGTGCTCCCTCAACTGAAGCTGGATTGCTTCTATTAGCTAAAACCGGTGTTCCATTTTTACGTAAACCCTGCACTAGGGTAAAAGCCTGATCAGCATAAACCGAATCTTCAATACAAGTCGGACAAACAAAGCTGTCATTATGCCTGGCTTGGAAAATATTAAAAACCACGTCTGCCATAACTCTGTCTGTCTGAGCTAAATTAAGATCAGCTGTGCCATCACAAATCACCCCTGGGTTAACTGTGGGATCTTGGCCAACTGCTACTGGTGCTTTTGTTAGTGTCCCAAAGCACCAGGCTTTACCGATAAAATAATCTTGATTACCAGCTTGCAATGGTCCGCTACCATCCCAAAGATTGTGACTTGCATCAGCTAAAGTCCATTTGCCATTGTTTATCAAAGTATAAGCCGATCCTTCAAACAATATTTTATCTAGTTCGTTATTTTCCAAAACATTGTCACCATCATCAGCCCAGAAAATCATATTGAGATTTTGAGCCAGTTCTCCATCCCAAAGATCCTCTGTATCCTCGCTGTCTCCAGCCGTCAGTTCTGGTTCATTTGCTGTGTTTTCATCATTTTGAGTTAGTGTGATATCCATACACGCCCAAGCTGGATTGTCTGCTACATGCAAGCTAATAGTATCCTCACCTAAATCCCCTGGTTTAAGATCATGAAAATCAAAAAAGAGTTGGTTGGTAAGATTAGTTAGTTCCCAAGTAGTGCTCTCCATAAGTTCTAATCCACCATCTACTGAAAAACCATTGTAGTAACTATGATTATCAACTTTTAAGTCAATTGTCCCAGCTGTCAGTGAGTTGCCAGTTGAAGTTTCAGTGTCTGAAAAATAAGCAGATGTAGCTACTACTCCAACGATTGCTACAAAACTTAGCGTTAACAGGCTTAAAAAAATTTTTTTCATGTTCTCTTCACCACCTTTCTTTTATCTTATAGTTTATTAAAACTATCCTTTAATATTTGAAATCTTAAGCAACAAAAAACCAGCACGTGTGCTGGCTTATGATGTAAGACCTTTGTGGCCAAGATTGTATCTGGTAGTGTAGCTATTTTGCATGCTTTAGCAGTATTTTTTTGTACTGCATAAAAAGATTTCCACAGCTTTTAGCAATTTTAAAGTAACGATTTTCTATACACTTGTCAATATGCATTTTGAAAATTATAGCTAACTCAATTATAGTTATAGGTTGCGAATAAGAATTATAGGGAAGATTGTGGTTTAGCTACCACCACTAAGCGCTTTTGGTCCCAGAAACCAGTACAGGTATATAACGTCAATCGTTGATCTTTACTTTGATCCAGCACTTCAGCTTGATTAGAAGAAACTACTCTAATACTTTGAATAGTAAAATTTTGTACTGACTTATCGGAAAATTGGATAGTTATAGTCTGACCAACTTTAGCTTTATTAAGATTGCCAAGCAGACTATTCCAGTTGTGACCATACAAAACACTATTACCCATTTGTCCAGGTAGTGGTGTATCCAAAAGGTAGACAATTCCTTGGCTAGGCGCACTCCAATGGCTATCAGCAAAGCTCATTGCTTGTACAGCAACATCTATATCCAAAGCTGAGATTTGCAGTCTAACGGGAAGTTTGGAGGTATTTTGAGTAGTAGTTGTATTTTGAACTAGCTGAGTATTAGTAAAACTTAGTTTGGCCGGCACATACTTTTGCCACAGCAAATAGCCCGCTGTCATTAGAAAACAAAAGCCAATGATTAAAAAAACTTGAGAAGGTTTTACAAAACTGCTCACAAGCTAAACCTTAACGGACTGATTTTTTATGCAAGACCCAGCTGCCAGCAAAACTTAATCCCGCTAAACCTAAGAGCATAGCAATTTCATCAGTTGTTCCAGTATCAGCTAAGCCTAAAATAGCTCCACCAATACCGGTTGAATTGTCGTACCAGGAGCTGCTGGTTCCTAAAATTGAACCGCCACCAATACCGCTATCGCAAATTAGCGTATCAATGTAAACAGCTTGATTAGGGAAATTGTCTTCTGCTTCAGCTTCGATTGAGCCTTCACCACTATGGCTATAAGAAACACTGGCTCGACCGTCTTTATTGGTATGGGCAATTTGCCGCATACCACGGTAAATAAAGGTAACCTTAACTCCTTCAACTTTATTGCCGTTTTCTCTGGCATCATAAGTCACTTCAATAGCACTATCTTCACAAGTCGGCCCGTTTTTACCCATACTAGAGTGTTTACCACCATCTGGATTAGGCGTACTAGTTGGGGTTGGTTTGGGACCACTGCCACAATCATAGTACTGGTTTTGGGCCAGATATGGAGCTTGGGATAATCCCCAAACTTCCCCATTGGGCACATAATACCAACCTTGTTTTCTAAAAGCGTTAATATCATCTTGAGAAAGATCACCAATTTGCCACCAATTAGTTTGAGTGCCATTGCCACCTTCTGGACAAAAGCATTGAATCAGTAGATCCGAACTAACTTGATAGACCTGATCAGAACCATGGTTATCAGTAATAACTCCCACAATGCCGTGCAAACCATCACTATAATTTGCAATAATTTCTCCTCTAGGACTAGCACATGATGGAAAATCTGGAGCAGAAACTGCTAAGGCTTTTTGAGCAAAAAAGGTAAATAGAAGAATAAAAAAACTGCCCAAAGTAATAATTTTTTTCAACATAGCTATCAGGGCAGCTATTTAAAAACTTATAAGATAAATAGGATTATATCACAATTACGAATAATTTCCGAAGTAAAAGTAAAAATAGATTTTAAGTAGAGTATTTTTAGAAGTTATACTCTTTTTTAAAAAGACTGCTAATAAATTCTGTAATGCTTTTTTTGAGACGAAACAACCAATCTTCGCGATGTTTTCGCAGGATTATGGTCATGGGCTGGCTGCGGTAAGCTAAATTAACCGTTTGACTATCATAACCATCAGCAGAAATAGTCAGCGTAGGATTGCTCTCTAAAAACGGCAGGATAAATTGACCGTCACGACCAGTTACTATATGAAAGTACGGGCTGGTCACAGCTACACTATCTAACTTATCACCTGTTATATCTTTAACTACACCACTGGCGACTTGCGGCTGAAAGTATTTTGTCAAAACAGTAACTGCAGACCTAGGTCTACCATCTTCATACCAAAGTTGGGTTGAACTGCCAGTATTGGCCCAGTAATTTACACCAATAAGTTCTGGAGTTTCAGCTAAAGCTAACATGGCAGTATCCAGCCATTCCGCCTGTTCCTGCTCAGACATATCACCATGCAAATCAGGAATAGGAGCACCAAATTCTCCTAAAACGATTTTTCCACCCGTAGCTTGGGCATACCTGCGAATATCATCAGCTAAACGCTTCGGGCTTTCCACATAGTGGTCAATCACCACAACTCCATCTAAGGCTTTAGTAGTTTCAGGATCCATAATCAGCATGGCCACATCTCCATTCATGGAAAAGTAGTTGGTCTTAACATCTTTACCGATACTCTCAAAAGCTGTCTGGCTAATCTTATATTCATTAATAAGAAAATTGCGGAAGCCTTCAACATCTCCGGTTTTTCTGGGATCACCCGGTCCACCATTCTCACATTCTGGACAAGAGCTAAAAATATCACCATCTTTAAACAGCCCTGGGTTGTCTTCAATAAATTGCTTGGTTTTAGCTAAGTGTTCTTCCCGGCTAATGCTAGGGTATTCAAACCAGCCCTCCCAACCGGCCCAATTACCCCGAAACCAAACGTTCAATTGGTACTTTCGCGCAGCTGTCACCCAACGTTTTAAAATAGGTAAAAATTCCACATCATAGGGGGTAGCAATAGCTACATGAGTAGCTCCGGTTTTGGCAATATTGCTGATCTGGACATCAATAACCATATCAAAATCCCGATCACCTAATTTTTCCCGAGCTTTATCACGGGAGTATTTCATGGTATCAACCGACTGCACCTGCCACCAGGGAACTTCATTATCAGCGTAAACTGGTTGGGGAAACAGTAAAAATAGACAGATGATTAAGCTAATTAGAATCTTTTTCATAGCTTTACAATTGATTGGCCTCCGGATTACCCAACAGGCGGGGCACATATTCAGGCTTGAGTTCGTAAATATCGGCAAATGGATACTTAGCCATCAGCTTATATTTTTTAAAACCACTGGTCTTACTGACTAGCTTATAGGTTAAATCATTATCATCATAGGTGCGCAAAATAATCCAACGAACCCAACGATCCGGATAAGCTGTAGCATCCAGCCAGTAATCACCCGTCCCTTCATGGATAAAGCGCCGCATCGGTAAACCAGAAGAAAAGATGATAGCATCATGAGAAGCAGCCGAAATCAGAATCAAACCTGGATTATCATAAGTTCTGGATTTGAGCCAACCAGATACCTCGCTGACATTTTTCTGAGAAGAACCAACCCTGGCATCATCTATAGTCACTGCATCATGATTGACTATAGCAAAGAAACTAACCATAAGTAGTAAGCCAATATAAACCCATTTCAGCTGTTTAGCCCGGTCAACTAAATAGCCAAGATAAATTGCAATAGAAGGCATCAGCATGACTCCATACCGGACATTAAACCAGGTATTGCCGGAAATACCTTGGATAAAAAGAACTGAGTGGCCAAAAAATAAAGCAATGATATTGAAAAAAAGTGGAGCCAGTAAAGCAATACTTGCAATCTTGACTTCGCTTTTAAGCTTTTTATCAAACCAAAACCATATTGCTCCCACAAAACCTAACAGCGCCGGAATAGTGTATGAATTGTAAAAAAGGGCATAGAGATACACTTTTACAGATAAAAGTAGATTATGTTGGGTGGGTAAATTCCCGGCTGCTTCCAGCTGCTTTTGCTGAGCTCGGGCTGAGAAAGGCCCAAAAGCAAAGTAAAGGGCGTCTTTAAAAATCAA
Coding sequences:
- a CDS encoding carboxypeptidase regulatory-like domain-containing protein, which gives rise to MKKILISLIICLFLLFPQPVYADNEVPWWQVQSVDTMKYSRDKAREKLGDRDFDMVIDVQISNIAKTGATHVAIATPYDVEFLPILKRWVTAARKYQLNVWFRGNWAGWEGWFEYPSISREEHLAKTKQFIEDNPGLFKDGDIFSSCPECENGGPGDPRKTGDVEGFRNFLINEYKISQTAFESIGKDVKTNYFSMNGDVAMLIMDPETTKALDGVVVIDHYVESPKRLADDIRRYAQATGGKIVLGEFGAPIPDLHGDMSEQEQAEWLDTAMLALAETPELIGVNYWANTGSSTQLWYEDGRPRSAVTVLTKYFQPQVASGVVKDITGDKLDSVAVTSPYFHIVTGRDGQFILPFLESNPTLTISADGYDSQTVNLAYRSQPMTIILRKHREDWLFRLKKSITEFISSLFKKEYNF
- a CDS encoding sortase, with protein sequence MSSFVKPSQVFLIIGFCFLMTAGYLLWQKYVPAKLSFTNTQLVQNTTTTQNTSKLPVRLQISALDIDVAVQAMSFADSHWSAPSQGIVYLLDTPLPGQMGNSVLYGHNWNSLLGNLNKAKVGQTITIQFSDKSVQNFTIQSIRVVSSNQAEVLDQSKDQRLTLYTCTGFWDQKRLVVVAKPQSSL
- a CDS encoding signal peptidase I, which produces MKIFKIIQTIFYTLVILLIVLIAGSLMLTRLNTPIDYKLFMVQSGSMEPAIPMGSLVIVAPQKNYQVNDVITFRGEINPKETVTHRIVDISQDKDLGLTSYRTKGDANNTPDLELVRSDRVVGKATVYLPYLGYPIAFAQTQMGFIVLIVVPITIIVYAELVNIKTELGQMALKHKEKKRQKAEEKK